Below is a genomic region from Henckelia pumila isolate YLH828 chromosome 3, ASM3356847v2, whole genome shotgun sequence.
ggttgtatttaatctagtcaatcgttgttcctacaatttaataaattcaatagcagaaattattaatcatagttgcttcacaaattagagggatcaaacaattacggatttaatatctaatttagctttagattgAATAAAATCATTAGGTGATCAAGCTAACAATCAAAAAATACAAGCATAtgataaataaatcaaaacaactcttgatactccaataataaatcaaataaaacgaGAAAATAAAgcttcaagggttcgtctttatctaccaagtattaaaacttagccactaatattcataaattctctagaaaatttcaagaaaaaaaaattaaatctaagaataaagaagaaaaacctagccgccaagagtaTTCTTCTTCTTTTGGCGTCCAAAGATGATGAAAAGATCCTAAAAATCCAGTTATAGGAGATATTTAAAGTCTAAAGTCTTTACCAATTaagttttctttttaaaatataattcccCGAATTttcatctcgctcgagcggaagaAAGTCTCGCTCAAGCGAGACATTCTCTgccgaaaaaataaatttccccGCACAACAGCTAGCGCAGATGCGCTGTTCTTAAAATTCCATTGTTGCGCAGATTCGCTCCACAACTTTCAGTAGCGCTTCTCTCCTTCTTCACCAAGGTGCAGCTGCGCCTCTTAAACAGTGCAGAAGCATTGTTCGCCGATCCTTTTCTCTTATTTTATTGCGCTCGCTCGAGTGGCAAAAAGTTGCGCTCGAGAGTGCAACTTTCTGTCCAACAATTTCTTTCTTCTtattttgtgctcgctcgagcggcagaaaGTCGTGCTCGAGAGAGAAACTTTCTGTCCGAGTCATTTAATTTCTTCACTTTCAGCACTTTTTCTTTCATCATTTGCTCAACTTCTTCTCTTTTCCTACATCAAATCACAAACAATTATTAGAAACTAaataatgaatttaatcaatcaaaattccTTTAATCATActaattaactcaaataaatataaaaaattatcatcACATCAAACTCCACCATACTTCAACCTTGCTCGCCATCGAGCAACactaaacaaaaaatataaaagaacAAGTTCTGAACTCATAATCCATAGTGAAAAATAACCATGATTTACACATGTGTGCCTCAACAACTaactcaatgcatgatcaagaaagACGTTAAAATGGTAACAACGGAACAAGTTCAATAACAAGACATTTCAATTAGAGATGTAGCCCCgaacatgtgtgtgtgtatgtggtCATTAACAAGTATCCTGCACACTCCACAGATCTATTCAATGCAAAACCTCACAACAGCTCAAATTGCATACCATCACAAGTATAAGCTTACTTGCAGATACAAATCAAGTTGGACCATTgatcaactcttttttttttctgccgGATTTTCTTTTTTCACCCAGTTGTCCTCAGATCCATATATTCTCCTCCATATTTAGCTCTTGGAATTCATGggattagaatttaaatcctcATTACAATGCCTCCCTTCACCTACTAAATCCTTTTTTTTCTAATACTATCACAAGGCTCACTCGACCTTCACTATGTCATATACATTTCAAAATCCATGACTCATGCGTGCTCAAAAATATTCAAGAACCATATCAAAGTCTAATTTGCATTGGAGATCAAAGTGTTTCAAGGTtagaaaatcatatattttcaaaagcatgcaTGTTATCAATTAGATATCATCATGGGCTAGTGAATTTCAATACTCATATTCATCACTAACTATGAGCTCTAAATTTGTTTTTTCCAAAAACCGGCTAAATTCTCTAAATGACTAGCTAAGTCCTCTCCCCacatacttaaaatcttacattgtccccaatgtaagtaaaaattcaaaacaaaaataaatactaagaatgaaaagaaaatactccccttgggttgcctccaaAGCAGTGCCTCTGTTTACTGTCGTCGAACCTACTGTATGCTTCAGTTCACGCAATGCCTTATGGATCCTAGTGTTCCAGTTCATGCATCTACTCTAATGCTTCTTCTTGGACTCCATCATAATAATGTTTCATTCTATGTCCATTCactttgaatatttttgaaGTTTCCAAGCTCTGAATCTCAACTGCACCATGGGGAAAAACATTTGTAATAACAAAAGGGCCAATCCATCTTGAACATAACTTACCTGGGaataaccgaagtcgtgaaTGATAGAGAAGAACTTTCTAAACAACTTCAAATTCCCTCCTAGAAATCATCTTATCATGAAATACCTTCGTCTTCTCATTGTAGATCTTTGAACTGGCATAGGCCTCGTTGCGTATTTCCTTTATCTCTTGCAACTGTAGCTTCCTAGGCTCCCCACTCTCATTCATCTTCATATTAAAAGTCTTGATAGCTGAAATAACCTCTGTGCTCCAACTCCACTGGAAGATGACAAGGTTTCCCAAAAATTAACCTTTATGGTGACATACCAATCGGCGTCTTGTACGCAGTTCTGTAAGCCCACAAAGCATCATCCAACCTCAGGATCCAGTCTTTCCTAGTCTGATTCACTGTTTTCTCCATAATAGACTTGATCTCTCTATTAGAAACTTCATCTTGTCCATTAGATTGCGGATTATATGCAGTAGAGACTTTGTGTGTTACATGGTATTTCTTCAATAACTTGGCCTCAGTCTGGTTGCAAAAATGAGTTTATCTATCACTTATGATTGCTCATGGAATCTCAAAACTGGAGAAAATATTATGTTTGACAAAATCTGCAACCACTTTTGGATCGTCAGATCGGGTGGCTTTAGCTTCCACCCACTTCGAAACATAATCCACAATACACAAGATATAAAGATATCCAAAAGAAATAGGAAAAGGTCCCATGAATTCGATGCCCCACACATCAAAACTTTCACAAAAATGTATGGGGTGTTGAGGCATCACCTAGCGTTGGGATatgttacctgtcttttggcattgagcgcTGACCGCTTAAATCAGTGTGATAAAAATatactggcaagcgtactaggtcaagtaatagtaaaatggacaaaggtccaaatgtcgatgtaacacccggaaattttaatacgtaaattcgcatgcataattagggaaattaattatttaaaaatttatatttgggttaaatgaaatttatgtgctattatgtgaattatatgcatgatttaaatttattttatcatttaacccgcagttattgtatttttagatttttaagaattttattgagttgatcgcgtagacgggaaaCGTGGACAGACGagataccaatattttttagccaaaaatattttatgagttttatgaggcttaaaatattattttaatgtattttgtcaagaaaattttagtatttatttatatatttatttaagagttgatttttagccaaaataagtcattttaatgacttttattaatttttaaaaatactataaattattatttcgggattttaatttattatcagattggtaagtattttaggagtttaaaatgttatattttatgattatattatctacctaataaaTTTATACCAATTATTGACCTATATTTACCCAAAATAAAACACTCCCTACCCTACGTTGTCTCCCTTAGCCGCCTTCAACCCTCTCCTACCCTCATCATCCgattttcagaatttcttcaACCTCCATAGCCGAATCTTCAAGGATTTTTGGTGGTTTTTcattcgttcgtcgtcccggagccccgaATACGCAATAGTCCTCGAGcgaccatataagctattaatctTGCATGACGTGTTTTATATCAGACTTTTCATGGAAATTTAGAGTTTATGCATGTATGCtttgtattgatgcatgttcttgctTGTTTGGGTCATGATTCACGTTTTTTCCAAGCATGGTACGGTCCAGGGCTGAGGGCTCGAGTCAGAGGGGTCccagggtgccttagggtcgagtTTGTTCAGAGTTTTAGGGTGTCATAGGCTGGAAACGAAGCTATTTACTTTTGATGCACACAGACGCGCAGGTTAGggctttgggaagagaggggtcGTTCTCCTTACTCAGGCCATGGATTTGTGTGTGGTTTGTTgggtttaaaatatttagatgttggctaaaattgagaagtggtttcacggtctTTGGTTGTCGGAGGAAGCCACACGAACAAAAGATTGGCGACTGCTCAGTCTGCGCGGGAGGAGGAGGAAGGCGTCTGGTGCAAAGCTTTGTTCTCACTCCTCGGGCCATGGTTTGGTCTGATTCTTTTTGTGTTAGAACCCCCCGGATGTGGGCTATCCATGGgaggtggtgctccggccaggggcggccggagcagggcggcagcagccatggaatggctgctgctcgcccagccgagaagagaaggagaggggtgatcgggtttggggtttgGGGGGGTTGCTGGGTCGGGTTATGGGTCAGGGTTGAGTGCTGGGTTGGGTCAGGTAGtcatgggtcgggttaagtcggtccgggttcgggttaggtgggccgggcttgagtattttaaatttttaaatgtttaatgttttaattggtttttgggcaaattaattagaaataaaattatttggacctccaaataattttatttgggccttaaataatttatttaagttagcacaatgatttttatgggcttgggagtccatgataatttttgggccagtcagtggattttgggccagtctagagttttattgggcttaagttaagtaattgggcttaaatattttatttaggtcaagttaagtttaattaagttatttgggctaaaatatgattattggattttatttaagttcaatgggcttagagtgagtgatcagcagtctggaccaacccatgaaaataaactaagttcggaatatatatttaattatttttatgcatgaagtctattttaagtaaaagtatatttattattaaaattaattaaatatatattacggacatattttaagtgcatgcatacatgaaatattttatgatgtgtttatgattaagaattgagcatgaaaaatatttttatggaaattgaagtgatgtgacagcatagaagtggttttaccactgacacagaggtagttctactaccggcatagaagtggttttaccactggcacagaggtagtttactaccagcatagaggtggatttatccaccgccacgtacgatggttctttagactgatcaatcggcacagttattagtcacattcatggatatgaccatattcagtttttatgtttatgacatgctcaattatgttatgtatgatgaagaaagttatgttatgtttatgatttatgattcagcatttatgtgaTGAAAAatttttccatgcatgctcatgtacatgtatatgtattagtatctatgtgatgcattatttttaaccttgttataaaggattagacatgttgagcccctagactcactacgcttatatggtgcaggtgagcatgatgacatttatgtagctcctaccggtggtgaggacgtatgagctcacggagcagtggaccccgtgaccgtcgcagttatttagtctattatgatggaatttttaaacatgttttattttattattattccgcatatgagatttttcagcagcattgtttatcattttaaattgatgcatgaaacatttttaaggatttatttatttatttaatatttttcaggttatataagaaatatatgttatttttatatacatatatgtatgggcgtatatgtatagtattatttaaaaaaaaaagtttttccgcattttatttgtagtaggcgtttcagtcgaacccacagagactgtatatatatgagtaccaaaatatgattattcctacttaatctagactaatcaataaAAGTGatgaatttttagatttttaactaataaattaaatttcaaataaagttCATTTAAAAACGCAGCaggaatttttggattaaattcaaatatggaaaaatttcgatcaaggacacacataggtaccagaaaaattatgtaacatgtagccgattcaggactcagagttaattttaatttacgagaattctcctaacttgttcaaaagtgtatttctagaacaatcaaacttattagaatattgacggattaattttttgtaattctaatcaaattcaaatgcatgaaGAACTGTGAGAATTCACCTTTTCACCCAAACCGCAcattgaaaccgaattctatttctagtcagttttaccatgtcttgattattgaagtgatcaaaatcaatccctcctctgtcgacttaggatcgattaacatgcaagcaaacagttgatcaggatattcacaagacaaatataaatctaacaatcaataaaataaaatgaagtctgaaaaatcccaaataaacatcaatgttttctacataaatttgtctgACCTAATCATGTGGCCTTGATTGAAAAGAAATAACTActcaataaaacaaaatcatgattaaaaaaatgttttttaacatgaactaaaaataaaaataacaaaagaagaagaaaagataaATCTTCTCTCTCAAGCCTGTAGTAGCCGCCTTCTCCGATCTCTGCGTTCTAGAACCCTTATTTTGATGATAGAAACGATATTTAAGTGCCCAAAAATCTACAAAAGATAATGTCAAATCCGGGCAAGACATTCATAAATTAAAAACTCTGTCTGCGCTTCTCGCTCAAGCTGAAACAATGTGCGCTCGAGAAAGGAAACTTCTGCTCCGTTAATTTTCTTTACCCgtttttctcgctcgagcgacaaCAAGgcacgctcgagcgagcaacactCTGCCTCGAGAAACATTCTCAACACAGACCATGCACAGCTGCGCCATTTTAAGTGTGATAATGCTTCTTCGTCAGACAACATCTCATACCAAGCGCCCTTCCATAGTGCAATTGCGCtgcttttgtttttgtttcacgTATTGCGCATCTGCGCTATTTTTCCCGCAATTGCGCTTCCTTTGTTCTTCCCAGCTCGCGCAGAAGCGCTCTCAAATCCGTAGATGCGCTTTTCTCGTTCTCTTCACTTAAGCGCAGGTGCGCTGCTTTGTTTTTTTGTGCAGATTTGCTGATCCATGCTTGCTGCTCTTCTTCTTTCTTGTTTTTTACGCGTAGCTGCTTATCCATCACAAAAAAAATAGCTTCTAAGCTCTTCCAGGTGGAGATGTTTTCCATGTAATTCACGGTGCACCACATCTCAAATCTCTTCACGTAAAATGCCGAGTTTCCTTCTATGTACTATAAATAAACCAAGGGAATGATGTGAAGCTAAAATGGacgaaaacacaaataaaataataagaacGCATACAAAAAAGAcataaaatatcacaaaataatgcataaaaaatgcacttatcaacaccatGATACTTAACTCGTGCTCACCCTCGAGCAagaaatgcaaaaacaatatgcaaacaacgacataagtaagaatgaatcatgaacaacatagcctcagaTAAGTTCCAACTTcaacaatacactgtcagtttaacgtaaacgtgtgggTTCgccatgtcattccagtttcatgaaacttcaaaagaatctgtcctaagaattctttgcgacctatgacaaatcagtgcaagtgtcACACTCCAGCACTCTTTCATCctaacaatcccaaacaaaaacatgtacTTTCTTAAGATCAATTTGGTACCTCCGGATTGTATCCGATTTTCTTaaaccccaataattacccgcaaacttagctataactaagataggatttgaatttcaatcccctcgtctatagtccggatggagctacaatcccatttagCCCGCAAAATTAGCTATGGAAGAattattagaatttcaatcatttttcaagcccggatggaattgttattttaaaattttcaaattcttaaCCCCATGGAATCTGCATACTTAGCGACGAACagaggattaggatttcaatcccttgctcGTAACCCAGATGGAGTTaactgattttaaaaaaaatatttggtaaaaatttctagatgcgcccaagatcatacatgcaatgtcataaaatcatcaggaatccaaagacactatcatgataaACAAAACCCCTATTGTCGTTCAATGGTCAagtaaacaagaatatcataaATTATTTCTCTACATTACACCAGtataacatgcgtgcttaaaatgaTTCACGATTTAACCAACaacttctcatgttcaatcaaaagcaacattttcacaaaaacaattttaacaactctatcatcatcggccaacagtcatcattctacttatcatacaacacaaacacaacaacaTATTGATATGTTATGAATATGAACTATATGCAATGAAcgaaaccaaatgaatgcaaaacacaatgatgaatgaaacaaaaaataattaagtaaCACCCCCATAcatatccaaagcattgccctcaatgatcTAGAAACACAAAAAGTATGCACAACAAAGAACAAATGAAAGACGAACAACAAAAATAGAATGAAACTGAAAATTGAAACTCCCCTGGTTAATTCGATGGCATCTCCATCATTCTCTTCTTCATCACACTCGGCAGTGACATCTTTTGAGGTGACAGTAGCAAACTTGGTGAATCGGCATTCATGgcaaactggcatgggaaagaacaaaaatcaaatagaaataaacaaaaaccaaaaattaacTGAAGAGCACGGGAAAAAATACTAGGTTTCCTCATAGTCAGTGCTAAATTTattgtctatagcccgactatattccTCTTTAGTTTCATGGCGGATCATCCACTTTCGTGGTTGTATGCTTGGATTTATCATGGCTCCCTCCAACTCCTTTAGCATGCAATTTTTGATCTAGTGGCTGCAAAACAGCATCATTGTTGTCATCTCCCTTCATAAATTCTTCCtcacaaattttaaaaacatcaATCGCAAAGCATGATTTTCCAATTTGGTTATCTCTAACCGACTGCAGCATACTAAAAACCACTTGCTCATCATTCATTCGCAACACTAACTCCCCTTTTTCCACATCAATTAAAGCCCTACTAGTAGCAAGAAACGGACGGCCAAAAATCATAGGTACCTCATAATCGTCATCCatatcaagaataacaaaatctacatgATAAATAAACTTGTCTAGCTTGACTAGGATATTCTCCACTCTCCCCCTCGGATATATGATTGACACAACAAATTTAAGAGAGATAGAATTAGGTTCAATATTTCCTATTCCTAATTTCCGAGAAAATGAATAAGGCATCAAATTTATGCTCGATCCTAAATCACACAAAACATTATCAAACGATAAACTTCCAATATGACAAGGTATggagaaactccctggatcttgagaTTTTTTTGGAAGCTTATTTTGCAGCACCGCCGAGCATTCCTCATTAATTGTGACTTGCGTTATATCATTCAAATTCCTCTTGTTTTTCAGTAAGtccttcaaaaattttgcatagtttggcatctgagctaatgcatatgcaaaaggtatgttaatatgtagtttcttgaaaatttcaataaactttTGAAAGTGATGATCAAATAATTATTGCTTAGCTCGATGGAGAAAAGGTAAAGCAAAAATATCAACATaatcattaacttcaaattttgaagtcttacctttcttacctgccaTTGAGAAATTTTTGGCATGCACATCCTCCTTTACTTATATACTTTTCGTCCCTTCTATAATCGTCTCTTCGTCCCTCTACTGCTCAGGTTTTTCATATTGTGCCCGATTCACGACCATGATAACATTCAGGCCTCTGGGATTTTGTTCAGTGTTACTCGGCAAAGATCCAGTAGGACAAGTAGACAGTTGGGTTGCTATATGAGCCATCTGAGTCTCCAACTTCTACAGCATAGCTTCCTGATTATGTAACCTAGCTTCTGTACTAGCCACGTACTTCATCATTATCTCCTCAAAGCTCGACTTCTGCACATCTTTCTTAGGTTGAATCTGTCAGTtcttattgtaggtgttgttgTATGAGTAGTATGGTAGTCGTCCTTGATTTTCTGCAAAATTAGccgcttcaacttcaaacaactgttGTTCTTCTTGCAGATTCCCTTGTACTTGAGTCGTTGGCGCTACTTTCATAAGTTCCACGTGGTGTGTTAGAGCGTTAATATTTGCATTCAGGGCCATTAAAGCATCGACCACTAGAACTCCAGCCTCCTTCTCCTTCTTCACATCTGGTCATTCAATATTACTCTCTGCCATATTACCAATGACCTCCAATGCATCTGCCGGTGTTTTCCTGAATAAAATTCCACTAGCAGCAGAatccaacatggatcgaacaAACCGATCATCCCCTTGTATAATGAAGAGATTTTCTCTCCTTTTGCTTGAATGAGATGATGTCAGAGAATAATtttgccatcttcgtaggaggaaaaTTCTTTTTCAAAAAAGTTTGATCAAGTTGGGTCCACGTAGTGATAGAACCCGCCATTCCATTTCTTTGCCTtgaagagagaatgggaataaccgcagttgCACTGCATCAAatgttaccccattaaccttgaacgtgtcgcagataaAAAAACGCTCGAGATGAGCGTAAGGATCTTCCAAAGATGTGCCCCCAAATCTTGCTTGCAACTGAATCATATGAATAATTGAAGGCCTCAATTCAAATTTATTCGCCTCCACAGTAGGTCAAACGATGCTAGAGCCGTATCCTTCAGTAGGTGGACGAATCAAATCAAGAACAATTCTATTATCAGCCATATCTTCCTCTGAATCAGATTTTGTCTCAAGTTCAAGATTGATAGATCTCCTGGCCTTTCGGATCCTACTGAGCGTGCGTTTGATCTCTAAGTCAAGTGGTAGTAGCTCCCTAGAtcaaattttatgcatgcacaacagatAGTACCTGAAAATTACCAATGAAAAGaataaaattcagaatttaataaagtaaaataaagtctaatctcaagtgaaataaaaattctgatatcaaaacagtccccAGCAACGACTCCAAAAACTTGACtgcttaaatcggtgtgataaaaatctactagaaagcgtaccaggtcaatcTCAAGAAGCTTAGACTTTTATCATCATCAACtgaagaaaagtttgataagaacttgagatcttatcagtgtaaatctaggagttacATCTTAGGCGattgataagtcctaacttggatctggtgtattacaagactttgtaataaccaaagtcttctagtgtatccttcccgtgaggaagaaggggtgacgtagaagATTGATCTCCAAACATCCATAAATATATTTGTGTTCATTTACGTTACTGCATTACACTACTTTTAATCTTCATCGCCTATCTTAGTGAGAATTGTTTCCGCCCTATTTTAGTAGTTCTTATTTATCTAGGAAGCTAAAAGAAAAATCGGTTGAGTAGACTAATATCTGCTCAATCACTGTCTCTTTTAAAGTAAAATTTTATAAGTACACCCCCCTCTACACAGATATTTGATCCCCAATAAGTGGTATTAGAGGGGGTTTTTCTCTTAGCTGTTGATATTCATCATGACtttgataaataaaatccctatgttttctaaggaagattatgatgactgaaaaatacgtatgcaggcacatctttctactcaagatgatgatatgtggtacgTCATCACCGATGGACTTATGAAGATTCTCAAAATCAATACTGCTATAGCCATATCAGGAGGCGAACCACAGATGATTGAGAAACCCAGAGCAGAATGGAGCACTGAGGACAAGAAGAAAGCAAATCTTGATAACGTAACTAAAGATATATTGTACAAGACGCAGGAaaaaaacatgtttagcaagatcaagACGTGTTCTACCACCAAAGAAAACCTGGGAGAATCTTACTCAACTGTGCGAAGGAAACAATCAAACCAAAGAAAACAAACTCACCATAGCCATTCAGGAAtttgacaatgccaaaatgaaaaCAGGAGAAACCATGGCCgagtttgatgaaagatttAGTAATATTGATTGTGAACTTATTTCACTCGGTAAAATATACACTAATTGTGAAATTGATTTGAAGGCTATGTGAGCACTGCCTAGAGAATGAGACGTCGAGATCGTAGCCATGAGAGAATAAAAAGATCTAAACAAATTAGAGCTTCATGACTTATTTGCAGATCTCAAGGCATACGAGTTTGAACTCGAAATAAGAATAGAGGAAGAACCATCTGTCTCAAATCCCACCAAGGCATTGACATCAACTATATCACCTTAACCAACCGAGGAAGCATCAGTAAAGAAGACAGCTGAGCAGATGAGTAGTGAAGCAATGTCCCTCTTCATAAAAAGGTTCAGTAAGTTTATGCATAAGAATAAAATAAAGTTTAACAAACCTTATTACAAACAAGACCATACAGAGGATGGTCCTGCGTGTTTTATCTGTGGCAAGAAAGGCCACTTCATTGAAGAATGCTCTAAGCCCAAGAATGATGAGAAAAAGTTGCACTATGAGAAGACGAAAGGAAAAGAAGGAAGAAGAACGTTCAGAAAGAAGAAGGAACAAAGATTACTAGTTGCAGATGAAGGAAAAATAAAATGGGCAAAAACAGAATCAGAATCATCTGGCA
It encodes:
- the LOC140889236 gene encoding uncharacterized protein translates to MAQLCMTEAKLLKKYHVTHKVSTAYNPQSNGQDEVSNREIKSIMEKTVNQTRKDWILRLDDALWAYRTAYKTPIDTFCSCMHNTRPSKDLVPLDLDIKRTLSKIWRAKRNINLEHESESEENMADNRTVLVLIRPPVEVI